The Streptomyces kanamyceticus genome window below encodes:
- a CDS encoding acetoin dehydrogenase dihydrolipoyllysine-residue acetyltransferase subunit encodes MEAVTVCEDQVTRVTMPKWGLSMKTGRITEWLAAEGQEVEEGDDLAEIDTDKIAGTLEAPGAGVLRRIVAAAGGDAPVGRVIALIAPAEVPDAEIERLAAEARDHLAAGLPAADEDSPVTGTVRVAGTALAYATSGAGERAGEQETERAGEQSGEPEIVLVHGFGGDKNSWLFVQEPLAAHHTVHALDLPGHGESGKEVGDGGLAALARLVTGFLDALGIGRAHLVGHSLGGAVCVAAAALAPDRVASLTLVAPAGFGPDVDASYLRGFAAAGNRRELRPQLVKLFADESRVTRQLIDDLLKYKRLDGVDRALRTLLDTLLDEDDAPAIDVTDLLRGPAAAVPVVALWGEKDRIIPASNAASLTDTADVRMIPDTGHMPHMETPGEVVRAIEASVLRATP; translated from the coding sequence ATGGAAGCCGTGACGGTGTGCGAGGACCAGGTCACGCGCGTGACCATGCCCAAGTGGGGCCTGTCCATGAAGACCGGGCGCATCACCGAGTGGCTCGCGGCCGAGGGCCAGGAGGTCGAGGAGGGCGACGACCTCGCCGAGATCGACACCGACAAGATCGCGGGAACCCTGGAGGCCCCGGGCGCGGGTGTGCTGCGCCGGATCGTCGCGGCGGCGGGCGGCGACGCACCCGTCGGCCGGGTGATCGCGCTGATCGCCCCCGCGGAGGTCCCGGACGCGGAGATCGAACGGCTCGCCGCCGAGGCGCGGGACCACCTGGCCGCCGGCCTGCCCGCGGCGGACGAGGACAGCCCCGTCACCGGGACGGTACGGGTGGCGGGCACGGCGCTCGCGTACGCGACATCGGGCGCGGGCGAGCGGGCGGGCGAACAGGAGACCGAGCGAGCGGGCGAGCAGTCGGGCGAGCCGGAAATCGTCCTGGTGCACGGCTTCGGCGGAGACAAGAACTCCTGGCTCTTCGTGCAGGAGCCACTTGCCGCGCACCACACCGTCCACGCCCTCGACCTGCCGGGCCACGGCGAGTCCGGCAAGGAGGTGGGGGACGGCGGCCTGGCCGCGCTCGCCCGGCTCGTCACCGGCTTCCTCGACGCGCTCGGCATCGGACGGGCCCACCTGGTCGGCCACTCCCTGGGCGGCGCGGTCTGCGTCGCGGCGGCCGCGCTGGCCCCGGACCGGGTGGCCTCGCTGACCCTGGTGGCCCCCGCCGGTTTCGGCCCCGACGTGGACGCCTCCTACCTGCGGGGCTTCGCGGCGGCGGGCAACCGGCGCGAGCTGCGGCCGCAACTCGTGAAGCTCTTCGCCGACGAGTCCAGGGTGACCAGGCAGCTGATCGACGACCTGCTCAAATACAAGCGCCTGGACGGCGTGGACCGCGCCCTGCGGACGCTCCTCGACACCCTGCTCGACGAGGACGACGCACCGGCCATCGACGTGACGGACCTCCTGAGGGGCCCGGCGGCCGCGGTCCCCGTGGTGGCGCTCTGGGGCGAGAAGGACCGGATCATCCCCGCGTCCAACGCGGCGTCCCTGACAGACACGGCGGACGTCCGCATGATCCCGGACACGGGCCACATGCCCCACATGGAGACACCGGGGGAGGTGGTGAGGGCGATCGAGGCCTCGGTACTGAGGGCGACCCCGTAA
- a CDS encoding CBS domain-containing protein, whose protein sequence is MTTAGDIMHRGAQWIPRHETLDRAAQLMRELDVGALPISDENERLCGILTDRDIVVGCVAMGHDPSRVTAGDMAKGTPRWIDSGADVDEVLREMQGHQIRRLPVIENKRLVGMISEADLATHLTDDQLAGWVESVYAKG, encoded by the coding sequence ATGACCACCGCCGGAGACATCATGCACCGGGGCGCCCAGTGGATCCCCAGGCACGAGACGCTCGACCGCGCGGCCCAGCTGATGCGCGAACTCGACGTGGGCGCGCTGCCCATCAGCGACGAGAACGAACGCCTCTGCGGCATCCTCACCGACCGCGACATCGTCGTCGGCTGTGTGGCCATGGGGCACGACCCGTCCCGGGTCACCGCGGGTGACATGGCCAAGGGCACGCCGCGCTGGATCGACTCGGGCGCCGATGTGGACGAGGTCCTCCGGGAGATGCAGGGCCATCAGATCCGCCGCCTGCCGGTGATCGAGAACAAGCGGCTCGTCGGCATGATCAGCGAGGCCGACCTCGCCACGCACCTCACCGATGACCAGCTCGCGGGCTGGGTCGAGAGCGTCTACGCCAAGGGCTGA
- a CDS encoding carbohydrate kinase family protein has product MTARPCGLLVVGDVVTDVVALHRTPLAPGTDTAAAIRTVPGGAGANVACWAAYGGCPDVRLLGRVGADSAAWHEAALTRAGVRPRLVIDPREPTGTVICLVDAGAAAERTFLSDNGASLRISPADWSPSLLDGVARLHLSGYLFFAAASRAAAAEALASARARGVPVSVDPASAGFLARLGVARFLAAVEGVETLVPSRAEAQLLTGLPDPAAAACMLSRRFPSVVVKLGTDGALVAWGGEVRGRIPAVPARARDSTGAGDAFTGALLAALLGGAGLVDAAAQGCGAGARAVERTGGRPPEAAER; this is encoded by the coding sequence GTGACGGCGCGGCCCTGCGGCCTGCTGGTGGTCGGGGACGTCGTCACGGACGTCGTCGCGCTGCACCGGACGCCGCTCGCGCCGGGGACCGACACGGCGGCGGCCATCCGTACGGTGCCGGGCGGCGCGGGGGCCAATGTGGCCTGCTGGGCGGCGTACGGGGGCTGTCCGGACGTACGTCTGCTGGGGCGGGTCGGCGCGGACTCCGCGGCGTGGCACGAGGCGGCGCTCACGCGCGCGGGGGTGCGACCACGGCTCGTCATAGATCCGCGGGAGCCGACCGGCACGGTGATCTGCCTGGTGGACGCGGGCGCGGCGGCGGAGCGGACGTTCCTCTCGGACAACGGTGCCTCGTTGCGGATCTCCCCCGCCGACTGGTCGCCCTCGCTCCTCGACGGCGTCGCCCGGCTGCATCTGTCCGGCTACCTGTTCTTCGCGGCGGCGAGCCGTGCGGCGGCCGCCGAGGCGCTGGCGTCGGCACGCGCGCGTGGGGTGCCGGTGAGCGTGGATCCCGCGTCGGCGGGGTTCCTGGCGCGTCTCGGCGTGGCGCGGTTCCTCGCGGCGGTGGAGGGAGTGGAGACGCTGGTGCCCAGCCGGGCGGAGGCGCAGCTGTTGACCGGACTGCCCGATCCGGCGGCCGCGGCGTGCATGCTGAGCCGCCGTTTCCCCTCGGTGGTGGTCAAGTTGGGCACGGACGGGGCGCTGGTGGCGTGGGGCGGCGAGGTGCGCGGCCGGATCCCCGCGGTGCCCGCGCGGGCCCGGGACTCCACGGGGGCGGGCGACGCGTTCACCGGCGCGCTCCTCGCCGCCCTGCTCGGCGGCGCGGGCCTCGTCGACGCGGCGGCGCAGGGGTGCGGGGCGGGAGCGCGGGCGGTGGAACGGACGGGAGGCAGGCCTCCCGAGGCCGCGGAGCGCTGA
- a CDS encoding DUF397 domain-containing protein produces MPARDLGNDGWHKPWSGGNGGNCLEAMKLADGRVAVRQSTDPDGPALIYTRGEITAFIQGAKAGEADFLLS; encoded by the coding sequence ATGCCCGCCCGCGACCTCGGCAACGACGGCTGGCACAAGCCGTGGAGCGGCGGAAACGGCGGCAACTGCCTGGAGGCCATGAAGCTGGCCGACGGCAGGGTCGCGGTGCGCCAGTCCACCGACCCGGACGGTCCCGCGCTGATCTACACGCGTGGAGAGATCACCGCGTTCATCCAGGGGGCGAAGGCGGGCGAGGCGGACTTCCTGCTCTCGTGA
- a CDS encoding ATP-binding protein: MTPPAPLGTEAVGGRLGDLAEHRPQDAAEVCVSFALAPLPGSAAQARRLMRAQLDEWAVRDDDACDAAALIVSELVTNAVVHTASRRIICELCADPEKLRIAVRDDGCGSGMPRPAHRGADEEHGRGLLLVDAVSSAWGVHDAGPGIGLTVWAELPRTACAQW; this comes from the coding sequence GTGACTCCGCCCGCGCCGTTAGGAACCGAAGCCGTCGGAGGCCGTCTTGGCGATCTCGCCGAGCACCGGCCCCAGGACGCCGCCGAGGTCTGCGTCAGTTTCGCTCTCGCCCCACTTCCGGGCTCCGCCGCACAGGCCAGACGGCTGATGCGTGCGCAGCTCGACGAGTGGGCGGTGCGCGACGACGACGCCTGCGACGCGGCGGCTCTGATCGTCTCCGAACTGGTCACCAATGCCGTGGTGCACACCGCGAGCCGGCGGATCATCTGCGAGCTCTGCGCGGATCCGGAGAAACTGCGAATAGCCGTACGTGACGACGGATGCGGTTCAGGCATGCCGCGCCCGGCTCACAGGGGGGCCGACGAGGAACACGGGAGGGGACTGCTTCTCGTCGATGCGGTGAGCAGCGCTTGGGGCGTCCACGACGCGGGGCCCGGTATCGGGCTCACGGTGTGGGCGGAGTTGCCGAGAACGGCGTGCGCGCAGTGGTGA
- a CDS encoding helix-turn-helix domain-containing protein: MSEPRSAPTVGQVVLGRRLQDLRERAGLKREEAAKILRVAPATVRRMETAEVALKIPYLQLLLKSYGIADDEADAFVMLAEEANKPGWWQRFHDILPGWFSMYVSLEGAASLIRSYEPHFVPGLLQTEEYARGVMRSGAIGQTRPADIERYVALRMERQSLLTREDAPRLWVVMDETALRRPVGGADVMREQIDRLLEATEMPHITLQVAPFASGPHPGTYGPFVLFRFAVSELPDMVYSEYLTGAVYLDARTEVATHLEVMDRMAAQAATAQRTKEILRDLRKEL, from the coding sequence GTGAGCGAACCGCGGTCCGCGCCGACCGTCGGACAGGTCGTTCTCGGTCGTCGCCTGCAGGATCTGCGCGAGCGCGCGGGCCTCAAACGCGAGGAGGCCGCGAAGATCCTCCGCGTCGCCCCCGCCACCGTCCGCCGGATGGAGACGGCCGAGGTCGCGCTGAAGATCCCGTACCTCCAGCTGCTCCTGAAGTCGTACGGCATCGCCGACGACGAGGCGGACGCCTTCGTCATGCTCGCCGAGGAGGCCAACAAGCCCGGCTGGTGGCAGCGGTTCCACGACATCCTGCCCGGCTGGTTCAGCATGTACGTCAGCCTGGAGGGCGCCGCCAGCCTCATCAGGTCCTACGAGCCGCACTTCGTGCCCGGACTGCTCCAGACCGAGGAGTACGCGCGCGGGGTGATGCGCTCCGGTGCGATCGGCCAGACCAGGCCGGCGGACATCGAGCGGTACGTGGCGCTGCGCATGGAGCGCCAGTCGCTGCTCACCCGCGAGGACGCGCCCCGGCTCTGGGTGGTGATGGACGAGACCGCGCTGCGCAGGCCCGTGGGCGGAGCCGATGTGATGCGCGAGCAGATCGACAGACTGCTCGAAGCAACCGAAATGCCCCACATCACGCTGCAGGTCGCGCCGTTCGCGTCGGGGCCGCACCCCGGAACGTACGGACCGTTCGTGCTGTTCCGGTTCGCCGTGTCGGAGCTGCCCGACATGGTCTACAGCGAGTACCTGACCGGCGCCGTCTACCTGGACGCGCGCACCGAGGTGGCCACCCACCTGGAGGTCATGGACCGCATGGCGGCGCAGGCCGCCACCGCACAACGCACGAAGGAGATCCTCCGGGACCTCCGCAAGGAGCTGTGA
- a CDS encoding thiamine pyrophosphate-dependent dehydrogenase E1 component subunit alpha: protein MTDTLRTSGVPRGGGLDGPALLGAYRTMRTIRDFEERLHDEFATGDIPGFVHLYAGEEASATGVCAHLDDERDVLASTHRGHGHCIAKNVDVKAMMAEIYGRTTGSCHGKGGSMHIADLSKGMLGANGIVGGGPPLICGAALAAKVRGDGGVAVAFFGDGGSNQGTTLESLNLASVWHLPAVFVAENNGYAEATAAEWSVGGGSIAARAAAFGMPGVTVDGFDFFAVHEAAGEAVERARSGGGPTLIEVRLTRYYGHFEGDQQTYRADEVRRARAELDCLTRFRTAVTGSGELTAAQLDAIDSEVAALIDEAVVEAQAAPLPTRDDLETDVYISYT, encoded by the coding sequence GTGACCGACACCCTCCGGACATCCGGGGTCCCCCGTGGGGGCGGCCTCGACGGCCCCGCGCTGCTCGGCGCGTACCGCACGATGCGCACCATCCGCGACTTCGAGGAGCGGCTCCACGACGAGTTCGCGACCGGCGACATCCCCGGCTTCGTCCACCTCTACGCAGGTGAGGAAGCATCCGCGACCGGCGTCTGCGCCCACCTCGACGACGAGCGCGACGTGCTGGCATCCACCCACCGGGGCCATGGCCACTGCATCGCCAAGAACGTCGACGTGAAGGCGATGATGGCCGAGATCTACGGCCGTACGACGGGCTCCTGCCACGGCAAGGGCGGCTCGATGCACATCGCCGACCTCTCCAAGGGCATGCTCGGCGCCAACGGCATCGTCGGCGGCGGACCGCCCCTCATCTGCGGCGCCGCGCTCGCCGCCAAGGTGCGCGGGGACGGCGGCGTGGCCGTCGCCTTCTTCGGTGACGGCGGCAGCAACCAGGGCACCACCCTGGAGTCCCTGAACCTCGCGTCGGTCTGGCACCTGCCCGCCGTCTTCGTCGCCGAGAACAACGGTTACGCGGAGGCCACCGCGGCCGAGTGGTCGGTCGGCGGCGGCTCCATCGCGGCCCGCGCCGCGGCCTTCGGGATGCCGGGCGTGACCGTCGACGGCTTCGACTTCTTCGCCGTGCACGAGGCGGCGGGCGAGGCGGTCGAGCGGGCCCGCTCGGGCGGCGGCCCCACCTTGATCGAGGTCCGACTCACCCGCTACTACGGCCACTTCGAGGGCGACCAGCAGACCTACCGGGCGGACGAGGTGCGCCGCGCCCGCGCCGAACTCGACTGCCTCACCCGCTTCCGCACCGCCGTGACCGGCAGCGGCGAGCTCACCGCGGCGCAGCTCGACGCCATCGACTCCGAGGTCGCGGCGCTGATCGACGAGGCGGTCGTGGAGGCACAGGCGGCGCCGCTGCCGACCCGCGACGACCTGGAGACGGACGTCTACATCTCGTACACCTGA
- a CDS encoding nucleoside/nucleotide kinase family protein: MRLEPITWERLTDTLADRLLDLKTGDGSPWPRVAVDGARAGGTGELAARLADALRLRGRTPLVVGTEGFLRPASLRFEYGHQDVEAYYSGWFDTGALWREVFGPLEPGGTGRVLPDLWDPAADRATRSPYVELPPGGVLLLHGPLLLGHWFPFDLSVHVRLSPGALRRRTPEDERWTLPAFERYETEADPAGRADVVVRADDPRHPAWSGAPAAT; the protein is encoded by the coding sequence GTGCGACTCGAACCGATCACCTGGGAACGCCTGACCGACACCCTCGCCGACCGCCTGCTCGACCTGAAGACCGGCGACGGGAGCCCCTGGCCGCGCGTCGCCGTCGACGGGGCGCGGGCCGGCGGGACCGGCGAACTGGCCGCGCGCCTCGCCGACGCGCTGCGGCTGCGCGGACGCACCCCGCTGGTGGTCGGCACGGAGGGCTTCCTGCGGCCCGCCTCGCTGCGCTTCGAGTACGGGCATCAGGACGTGGAGGCGTACTACAGCGGGTGGTTCGACACCGGCGCCCTGTGGCGCGAGGTCTTCGGCCCCCTCGAACCGGGCGGCACGGGGCGGGTCCTGCCCGACCTCTGGGACCCGGCGGCCGATCGCGCGACCCGCAGCCCGTACGTCGAACTCCCGCCCGGCGGCGTGCTGTTGCTGCACGGCCCGCTGCTGCTCGGCCATTGGTTCCCGTTCGACCTGAGCGTGCACGTGCGGCTCTCGCCCGGCGCGCTGCGGCGCCGCACACCGGAGGACGAGCGGTGGACGCTGCCTGCCTTCGAACGGTACGAGACGGAGGCGGACCCCGCGGGCCGCGCCGACGTGGTCGTACGGGCGGACGATCCACGGCATCCGGCGTGGAGCGGCGCACCGGCCGCGACGTGA
- a CDS encoding anthrone oxygenase family protein translates to MIDGPYFVLAVLGALACGLAAGVFCAFSTFVMKGLAGLPPAQGIAAMNRINVTAVTPAFMAVFLGATGLCAVLAVVTFVLWPDEGTVELLLGCALYLVGSFGVTIAANIPRNDALAKVDPESAEGAEYWRTYVSEWTAWNHVRGVASLAASASFILALT, encoded by the coding sequence ATGATCGACGGTCCGTACTTCGTACTCGCCGTGCTCGGCGCGCTCGCCTGTGGCCTCGCCGCCGGGGTCTTCTGCGCCTTCTCCACCTTCGTGATGAAGGGTCTCGCCGGGCTGCCGCCCGCGCAGGGCATCGCCGCGATGAACCGGATCAACGTCACCGCTGTCACTCCGGCGTTCATGGCCGTGTTCCTCGGCGCCACGGGGCTGTGCGCCGTGCTCGCCGTCGTGACGTTCGTGCTCTGGCCCGACGAGGGCACCGTCGAGCTGCTGCTCGGCTGCGCGCTGTACCTGGTCGGCTCGTTCGGGGTGACGATCGCCGCGAACATTCCCCGCAACGACGCCCTGGCCAAGGTCGATCCGGAGAGCGCGGAGGGCGCCGAATACTGGCGTACGTACGTCAGCGAGTGGACCGCGTGGAACCACGTGCGCGGTGTCGCGTCCCTCGCCGCTTCGGCGTCGTTCATCCTCGCGCTGACCTGA
- a CDS encoding DUF2293 domain-containing protein, protein MASSPVSPARPGLLAFQPLKRRRCAECRSGPLRLLVLEGGEPRCLDCADLGHLVYLPRGDTALTRRAREGSGLWAVVVRFHRRRARYERQGVLVEEAALALAEERCLADAEARARRRARDAVRRAARDVRFTEAFAAEIGRLFPGCPADRARAIAAHASERGSGRVGRSAAGRALSEGAVTAAVGAAVRHTATPYDRLLMSGVPRGEARRRIAPAVEATLRAWREAPGSTGTPGTLGTSGTPGRDARACPGEGHAWPPGPVGN, encoded by the coding sequence ATGGCGAGCTCCCCGGTCTCCCCCGCCCGCCCCGGACTCCTGGCGTTCCAGCCGCTGAAGCGCAGGCGCTGCGCGGAGTGCCGCTCGGGGCCGTTGCGACTGCTGGTCCTCGAAGGCGGCGAGCCGCGCTGCCTGGACTGCGCCGACCTCGGACACCTCGTCTATCTGCCGCGCGGCGACACGGCACTCACCCGGCGGGCCCGCGAGGGCAGCGGGCTCTGGGCGGTGGTGGTCCGCTTCCACCGGCGCCGCGCCCGGTACGAGCGGCAGGGCGTCCTCGTCGAGGAGGCGGCGCTCGCGCTCGCCGAGGAGCGGTGCCTGGCGGACGCCGAGGCACGGGCGCGGCGCAGGGCGCGGGACGCGGTGCGGCGGGCCGCGCGGGACGTGCGGTTCACCGAGGCGTTCGCCGCCGAGATAGGGCGGCTCTTCCCCGGCTGCCCCGCGGACAGGGCCCGCGCGATCGCCGCGCACGCATCGGAGCGGGGCAGCGGTCGGGTGGGGCGCAGCGCGGCGGGCCGGGCGCTGTCGGAGGGCGCCGTGACCGCGGCGGTCGGCGCCGCGGTGCGGCACACGGCCACGCCCTACGACCGGTTGCTGATGAGCGGTGTGCCCCGGGGCGAGGCGCGGCGGCGGATCGCGCCCGCCGTGGAGGCGACGTTGCGCGCGTGGCGCGAGGCGCCGGGCTCGACTGGCACGCCGGGCACGCTTGGCACGTCTGGCACGCCGGGGCGAGACGCCCGCGCATGCCCGGGCGAGGGTCACGCATGGCCACCAGGGCCCGTTGGCAATTGA
- a CDS encoding methyltransferase domain-containing protein — MTRTDGPLLDARQPVTVRRLDAFAALFDPTTFGHIERLGIGPGWRCWEVGAGGTSVVSWLAKRVGPTGRVLATDTDTSWQTRAARSPLEVRVHDVAADPPPVEGFDLVHARLVLVDVADRERALQSMLRALRPGGRLLIEEADHALQPLACPDEYGPAQELANRLRHGVRALLAERGADPAYGRVLPRLLRAGGLRHVESEVHIPLTSPACAALETATLQHLRADLVAAGLATTEEIDDHLASVAAGTLDLATPPMVSTWGRKA, encoded by the coding sequence ATGACGCGAACCGACGGCCCTCTCCTCGACGCCCGGCAGCCCGTGACGGTGCGGCGCCTCGACGCCTTCGCCGCCCTCTTCGACCCCACGACCTTCGGGCACATCGAACGGCTCGGCATCGGCCCCGGCTGGCGCTGCTGGGAGGTCGGGGCTGGCGGCACCTCCGTGGTCTCCTGGCTCGCCAAGCGGGTCGGCCCCACCGGCAGGGTCCTGGCGACCGACACCGACACGTCCTGGCAGACGCGGGCCGCGCGCTCACCCCTCGAAGTGCGCGTCCACGATGTCGCCGCCGACCCGCCGCCCGTGGAGGGCTTCGACCTGGTGCACGCGCGGCTCGTCCTGGTCGACGTCGCGGACCGGGAGCGGGCCCTGCAGTCGATGCTCAGGGCGCTGCGGCCCGGCGGCCGCCTCCTGATCGAGGAGGCCGACCACGCGCTCCAGCCGCTTGCCTGCCCCGACGAGTACGGCCCCGCCCAGGAGTTGGCGAACCGCCTGCGCCACGGGGTGCGCGCGCTGCTCGCCGAGCGTGGCGCCGATCCCGCGTACGGCCGCGTGCTGCCCCGCCTGTTGCGTGCGGGCGGCCTGCGCCACGTCGAGTCCGAAGTCCACATCCCGCTCACCTCCCCGGCCTGCGCCGCCCTGGAGACCGCGACGCTCCAGCACCTGCGCGCGGACCTGGTCGCCGCGGGCCTCGCGACGACGGAGGAGATCGACGACCACTTGGCGAGCGTCGCGGCGGGCACGCTCGACCTGGCGACGCCGCCGATGGTCTCCACGTGGGGACGGAAGGCGTAG
- a CDS encoding magnesium and cobalt transport protein CorA — MSMAGNLRKVGSLGKVSSLRKVGRLRKVARLGRRRSRVDLSHPARSPLGSSVVNCVSYRKGVRQPSVDSLVEAVERVRKADDGFVWLGLHEPTGQEFAGIADLFDLHPLAVEDAVHAHQRPKVERYDHTLFAVFKTVCYVEHTELTATSEVVDTGEIMVFVGRDFVITVRHGRHGSLGPLREELEASPEQLSQGPAAVLHAIADQVVDDYLAATDAVQSDIDQVETDVFAPDGARADPGRIYQLKRELLELKRAVVPLGRPLQVLATTPMRAIAPEIQAYFRDVDDHLHRATEQIAAFDELLNSILQAHLAQVTVAQNEDMRKITAWAAVVAVPTMACGLYGMNFDHMPELHWKFGYPLVMSVIAATCLALYRGFRRNGWL, encoded by the coding sequence ATGTCCATGGCAGGCAACCTTCGGAAGGTAGGAAGCCTTGGCAAAGTCTCAAGTCTGCGCAAGGTCGGCCGCCTCCGTAAGGTCGCGCGCCTGGGCCGACGCCGCTCACGCGTCGACCTGAGCCACCCGGCCCGCTCCCCGCTCGGCTCGTCGGTGGTGAACTGCGTGTCGTACCGAAAGGGCGTGCGCCAGCCCTCCGTCGACAGCCTCGTCGAGGCGGTCGAGCGGGTCCGCAAGGCCGACGACGGCTTCGTCTGGCTGGGGCTGCACGAGCCGACAGGGCAGGAGTTCGCGGGCATCGCCGACCTCTTCGACCTGCACCCGCTCGCCGTGGAGGACGCGGTGCACGCGCATCAGCGCCCGAAGGTCGAGCGGTACGACCACACGCTGTTCGCCGTGTTCAAGACCGTCTGCTACGTCGAACACACCGAACTGACCGCCACCAGCGAGGTGGTGGACACCGGCGAGATCATGGTCTTCGTCGGCCGCGACTTCGTCATCACGGTCCGGCACGGCAGGCACGGCTCGCTCGGCCCGCTGCGCGAGGAGCTTGAGGCGTCCCCCGAGCAGCTCTCCCAGGGACCTGCCGCCGTGCTGCACGCCATCGCCGACCAGGTGGTGGACGACTACCTCGCGGCGACGGACGCGGTGCAGTCGGACATCGACCAGGTGGAGACGGACGTGTTCGCCCCGGACGGCGCGCGGGCCGACCCCGGCCGCATCTACCAGCTCAAGCGCGAACTCCTCGAACTGAAGCGGGCGGTGGTGCCGCTCGGCCGCCCGCTCCAGGTGCTCGCCACCACACCGATGCGCGCCATCGCCCCGGAGATACAGGCGTACTTCCGGGACGTGGACGACCACTTGCACCGGGCCACCGAACAGATCGCCGCCTTCGACGAGTTGCTGAACTCGATCCTCCAGGCCCACCTCGCACAAGTGACGGTCGCGCAGAACGAGGACATGCGGAAGATCACCGCATGGGCGGCGGTCGTCGCGGTGCCGACGATGGCCTGCGGTCTCTACGGCATGAACTTCGACCACATGCCCGAGCTGCACTGGAAGTTCGGCTATCCGCTGGTCATGTCCGTGATCGCGGCGACCTGTCTCGCGCTGTACCGCGGCTTCCGGAGGAACGGGTGGCTATGA
- a CDS encoding alpha-ketoacid dehydrogenase subunit beta produces MARSISYREAINEALAQEMERDPSVIVMGEDNAGGAGAPGADDAWGGVLGVTKGLHPCFPGRVLDTPISESAFIGAAIGAATRGLRPVAELMFIDFMGVCFDQIFNQAAKFRYMFGGKAVTPVVIRAMYGAGLRAAAQHSQALYPVFTSVPGLKVVLPSSPYEAKGLMIQAIRDDDPVIFCEHKAMYDVVGDVPAESYTIPFGEADIVREGRDVTVVALGRMVSVACEAADGLADSGVRCEVIDPRTTSPLDTETLIESVERTGRLVVVDEAGPRCGMAADISALIAREAFGALQAPIETVTPPHTPVPFSPALEDLYVPDAGRVAAAVKTVVEWKP; encoded by the coding sequence ATGGCACGCAGCATCAGCTACCGCGAGGCGATCAACGAAGCACTGGCGCAGGAGATGGAGCGCGACCCCTCGGTCATCGTCATGGGCGAGGACAACGCGGGCGGCGCGGGCGCGCCGGGGGCCGACGACGCCTGGGGCGGCGTACTCGGTGTGACGAAGGGGCTCCACCCCTGCTTTCCCGGCCGGGTCCTGGACACCCCGATCTCGGAGTCCGCGTTCATCGGCGCGGCGATCGGCGCCGCGACCCGCGGCCTGCGGCCGGTCGCCGAGCTGATGTTCATCGACTTCATGGGGGTGTGCTTCGACCAGATCTTCAACCAGGCGGCGAAGTTCCGGTACATGTTCGGCGGCAAGGCCGTCACGCCCGTCGTCATCCGCGCGATGTACGGGGCGGGCCTGCGCGCCGCGGCCCAGCACTCGCAGGCGCTGTACCCCGTCTTCACCTCCGTGCCGGGACTCAAGGTCGTCCTGCCGTCTTCTCCGTACGAGGCCAAGGGGCTGATGATCCAGGCGATCAGGGACGACGACCCGGTGATCTTCTGCGAGCACAAGGCGATGTACGACGTGGTGGGCGACGTGCCCGCCGAGAGCTACACGATCCCCTTCGGCGAGGCGGACATCGTGCGCGAGGGCCGGGACGTCACGGTCGTGGCGCTCGGCCGCATGGTCTCCGTCGCCTGCGAGGCGGCGGACGGCCTCGCGGACTCCGGCGTGCGCTGCGAGGTCATCGACCCGCGCACCACCAGCCCGCTGGACACGGAGACCCTCATCGAGAGCGTCGAGCGGACCGGGCGCCTCGTGGTCGTCGACGAGGCGGGGCCGCGCTGCGGCATGGCCGCCGACATCTCCGCGCTCATCGCCCGCGAGGCGTTCGGCGCGCTCCAGGCACCGATCGAGACGGTCACCCCGCCGCATACGCCCGTGCCGTTCAGCCCCGCGCTCGAAGACCTCTATGTGCCGGACGCCGGACGGGTCGCCGCCGCGGTCAAGACCGTCGTCGAATGGAAGCCGTGA